A stretch of the Calditrichota bacterium genome encodes the following:
- a CDS encoding RnfABCDGE type electron transport complex subunit B: MNPIVLASILGLGGLGLLFGATLAYASKKFAVEVDPRVEEIDEVLPQANCGGCGFPSCSAYAEAVVKGNAPPNLCVVGGQAIADKVAAILGVEAEAVEERIAVVKCGGGFEEAKRKYIYEGIRDCNVAAQLGGGDKACEYGCLGLGSCVEACPYDAMAMNDNGLPVVFDEKCTGCGLCVEACPKGIMQLIPKSQAVYVACVSHDRGKAVTSVCSVGCTGCGLCANPKFTPSGVVTMNRDINLPVIPSKWEDYDTAVAKCPTKSFVIREVEVKKEA; this comes from the coding sequence ATGAACCCGATTGTACTGGCTTCTATTCTTGGATTGGGCGGATTGGGTCTGCTTTTTGGGGCGACACTTGCGTATGCGTCCAAAAAATTTGCGGTAGAAGTTGATCCCCGTGTGGAAGAAATAGACGAGGTTTTGCCTCAGGCAAATTGTGGAGGCTGCGGATTTCCAAGCTGCTCTGCTTATGCAGAGGCCGTGGTTAAGGGAAATGCTCCCCCTAATCTTTGTGTGGTTGGCGGTCAGGCGATTGCAGACAAAGTGGCTGCTATTTTGGGCGTGGAGGCGGAAGCCGTTGAGGAGCGCATCGCCGTGGTCAAGTGCGGCGGCGGCTTTGAAGAGGCCAAACGAAAATATATTTATGAAGGAATTAGGGATTGTAATGTCGCGGCCCAATTGGGCGGAGGGGATAAGGCGTGTGAGTACGGTTGTCTGGGATTGGGTTCTTGTGTGGAGGCCTGTCCTTACGATGCCATGGCCATGAATGATAACGGCCTCCCGGTGGTTTTTGATGAAAAATGCACGGGATGCGGTCTGTGTGTGGAAGCCTGCCCAAAGGGTATTATGCAGCTTATCCCCAAAAGCCAGGCGGTGTACGTCGCCTGTGTGTCTCACGATCGTGGAAAAGCCGTGACGTCGGTATGCAGCGTCGGCTGTACGGGTTGTGGGCTGTGTGCGAATCCCAAATTTACTCCGTCGGGTGTAGTCACTATGAATCGCGACATTAATCTTCCGGTCATCCCGTCCAAATGGGAGGATTACGATACGGCCGTGGCAAAATGTCCGACCAAGTCCTTTGTAATTCGCGAAGTTGAGGTGAAGAAGGAGGCCTGA